One window from the genome of Cryptomeria japonica chromosome 6, Sugi_1.0, whole genome shotgun sequence encodes:
- the LOC131065817 gene encoding 17.1 kDa class II heat shock protein, protein MDPLLSTVHQLLGVPDEMEKLLNNPTRTYVRDTKAMASTPVDVKEYPNSYVFIIDMPGLKNKDIKVQVEDENVLTISGERKREEEQDVKYTRMERRVGKFMRKFTLPDDSNTEGISATCHDGVLSVTVPKLPPPEPKKPKTIEVNIA, encoded by the exons ATGGATCCCCTGTTAAGCACCGTTCATCAATTGCTAGGTGTTCCCGATGAAATGGAGAAGCTTCTCAACAATCCTACGCGTACTTATGTTCGGGACACAAAGGCCATGGCTTCTACTCCTGTTGATGTCAAGGAGTATCCTAACTCCTATGTCTTCATAATCGACATGCCGGGCCTTAAAAACAAGGACATCAAG GTTCAGGTTGAGGACGAGAATGTGCTGACAATCAGCGGCGAGCGAAAGAGGGAGGAGGAGCAGGATGTAAAATACACCCGAATGGAGCGCAGGGTCGGTAAATTTATGCGCAAATTTACTCTGCCAGATGACTCTAACACGGAGGGCATTTCTGCTACCTGTCACGATGGAGTGCTTAGTGTGACTGTTCCGAAGCTTCCTCCTCCCGAGCCCAAGAAACCCAAGACTATTGAAGTTAACATTGCCTAA